A window of the Brassica napus cultivar Da-Ae chromosome C5, Da-Ae, whole genome shotgun sequence genome harbors these coding sequences:
- the LOC106449783 gene encoding vitellogenin, with protein MTADVSSLVRLLSRYNDDRTTVKDSARQGSSVALMTRDLLGSGSCRGGGGGDQSLELDLDLKVPNGWEKRLDLKSGKVYLQQQNSTTSSHHRRAEQSNQTFRKFQDLNFPSKSPVRPLLSLFDDTSLELKLVTSSSSSPASSSSSSLCVSSTSSSFQSVCTLDKVKSALERAGRVSSGTLKKRKSPEEEDVCDQTASTAASSPVAVGCPGCLSYVLVMKNDPKCPRCHSFVALPAVKRPKIDLNI; from the exons ATGACTGCTGACGTAAGCTCTCTCGTACGGTTACTAAGTAGGTACAATGACGATAGAACCACGGTAAAAGATTCCGCCCGACAGGGATCGTCGGTGGCCCTAATGACCCGTGATCTCCTCGGAAGCGGCAGTTgtcgaggaggaggaggaggcgatCAGTCGCTGGAGCTTGACCTTGATCTGAAAGTCCCCAACGGTTGGGAAAAGCGTCTCGACCTAAAG TCAGGGAAAGTGTATCTGCAACAACAAAACTCAACAACCTCGTCTCATCATCGTCGCGCAGAACAATCCAAccaaacttttcgaaaatttcAAGATTTAAATTTTCCTAGCAAATCTCCGGTGAGACCATTGTTAAGCCTCTTCGACGACACAAGCCTTGAACTGAAACTAGTCACCTCTTCATCATCATCGCCAGCGtcatcatcgtcttcttctctCTGCGTATCATCAACGAGTTCGAGTTTTCAGAGCGTTTGCACCCTCGACAAGGTGAAGTCTGCTCTTGAGAGGGCGGGGAGAGTTTCATCCGGGACGTTAAAGAAACGTAAATCACCAGAAGAGGAGGACGTTTGCGATCAAACCGCTTCCACCGCCGCTTCGTCTCCCGTGGCGGTTGGATGTCCTGGGTGCTTGTCGTATGTGCTGGTGATGAAGAACGATCCGAAATGTCCGAGGTGTCATTCGTTTGTTGCTTTGCCTGCCGTGAAAAGGCCTAAAATTGATCTCAACATATGA
- the LOC106446425 gene encoding flowering time control protein FPA yields the protein MSVRGGGRKEERGRNPPSRHLWVGNLPLGISERELADRFLRFGELESVAFQPARSYAFLNFKHDEDAFAAIDSLQGFPLNGNPLKIEFAKPEKSSTGPRTENTFRHDEQRSGARGSPFFQKDSRMRYESPDTYSKSNKMSDRDAEPSEILYIGFPASLKVDEELLMKAFSPFGDITKVTIFPGRSYAFVQFRNQMAACKAKQTLQGKLFDNPRVHISFAKSEPSSSSSGRGPSGRSFSPPYRSVDRLGSSEGYFHQDRNYGSISRTSNVRDPHYRDLEESEDYMFNRKRASRNEYDGGGPPYRRSRSPHKLPQDMHEYHREMGSTFRDDPHRFPPRSSVYEEPRGLSEEDYYYQDTKRVKTRSFQAERQLPGHLVSGVGQERRSFSRGSADFSPNKAFERNYEAGQVRYKQTIENPLNLAIRNGEKSSFREPHDELVGEFSLPEGRRHTLEESRPSLKDWNWEGTVAKGGNPICRAKCFPVGKVMDMMLPEFLDCTARTGLDMLANHYYQSSQAWVVFFVPGSDADIVFYNEFMHYLEEKQRAAVSKLDDTTTLFLVPPSDFSEKVLKVPGKLSISGVILRSEYEGSGYGPVQQQSERRYGETSYPEDSGAFPDVGNPRNQSVQRSPIDPYIESRHDQYPGRVWPPRDVSVTNTRTSLMQPPLIDLQERSGFVAQQNADPSRFRETVIPSGFQPEQLTHLASSVSRQQYQVDNTSNQPERYAADARSSFHPLQHEQTPSAPPGYQNVQLQGSSNAQEEEENEADPQKRLQATLQLAAALLQQIQQSKN from the exons ATG TCAGTTAGAGGCGGAGGAAGGAAGGAGGAGAGAGGAAGGAACCCTCCGTCGCGGCATCTCTGGGTTGGGAACCTTCCCCTTGggatatcggaacgggaactcgCCGATAGGTTCTTGAGGTTTGGAGAATTGGAGAGCGTTGCGTTTCAGCCTGCTCGGAGCTACGCGTTCCTCAATTTTAAACACGACGAAGATGCTTTCGCTGCTATTGACTCGCTCCAAGGCTTCCCGCTCAATGGCAACCCGCTTAAGATCGAGTTTGCCAAGCCG GAAAAGTCCTCAACTGGACCACGCACAGAAAATACATTTCGTCATGATGAGCAGCGGTCTGGAGCAAGAGGGTCACCTTTTTTCCAAAAGGACTCCAGAATGCGTTACGAGAGCCCAGACACATATAgcaaatcaaacaaaatgagTGATAGAGATGCAGAACCCAGTGAGATACTATACATAGGATTCCCAGCTTCGTTGAAAGTAGATGAAGAGCTCTTGATGAAGGCCTTCTCTCCATTCGGAGATATAACGAAGGTCACGATATTCCCTGGTCGTAGTTATGCATTTGTTCAATTCCGGAATCAAATGGCAGCTTGCAAGGCAAAACAAACTCTTCAGGGTAAATTATTTGACAATCCTCGAGTGCATATCTCTTTCGCAAAGAGTGAGCCTTCCTCATCTAGCAGTGGAAGGGGTCCGTCTGGTCGATCATTCTCTCCGCCTTACAGATCTGTTGATCGACTGGGATCTTCAGAAGGTTACTTTCATCAGGATAGAAACTATGGAAGCATCAGCAGAACTTCCAATGTCAGAGATCCACATTACAGGGATTTGGAAGAGTCTGAAGATTACATGTTTAACAGGAAAAGAGCCTCAAGGAATGAATATGATGGAGGAGGGCCTCCTTATAGAAGGTCGAGGTCTCCACACAAGTTGCCTCAGGATATGCATGAATATCATAGGGAAATGGGTTCCACATTCCGTGATGATCCTCACAGGTTTCCTCCAAGGAGTTCAGTGTATGAAGAGCCACGGGGTTTATCCGAAGAAGACTACTACTACCAGGACACCAAGAGAGTGAAGACAAGATCCTTTCAGGCAGAGAGGCAGCTCCCAGGGCATCTGGTTTCTGGTGTAGGGCAAGAAAGACGCTCTTTTTCAAGGGGATCTGCTGATTTTTCTCCCAATAAAGCCTTTGAGCGTAACTATGAGGCTGGACAAGTAAGATACAAGCAAACAATTGAGAATCCGTTGAATCTGGCTATAAGGAACGGGGAGAAGAGTAGCTTTCGTGAACCACATGACGAGTTGGTGGGAGAATTTTCTCTGCCTGAAGGGAGACGGCATACACTTGAAGAGTCTCGGCCATCACTTAAGGATTGGAACTGGGAAGGGACTGTTGCAAAGGGAGGCAATCCTATTTGTCGTGCTAAATGCTTTCCTGTGGGCAAAGTGATGGATATGATGCT GCCCGAGTTTCTAGATTGCACGGCAAGAACTGGTTTGGACATGCTGGCCAATCATTACTACCAGTCATCTCAAGCGTGGGTGGTTTTCTTCGTTCCTGGAAGCGATGCTGATATTGTGTTCTATAACGAGTTTATGCATTATCTGGAGGAGAAGCAGCGGGCAGCTGTTTCTAAATTGGATGACACAACGACGTTGTTCCTTGTGCCTCCTTCTGATTTCTCCGAGAAAGTACTTAAAGTTCCTGGGAAACTAAGCATCTCTGGGGTTATTCTACGGTCAGAATACGAAGGTTCCGGATATGGGCCTGTTCAACAGCAAAGTGAGAGGAGATATGGTGAAACATCATATCCAGAGGATAGTGGAGCTTTTCCTGATGTTGGAAACCCACGTAATCAATCTGTTCAACGTTCACCTATAGATCCATACATCGAGAGCAGGCACGATCAGTACCCTGGAAGGGTTTGGCCACCTCGTGATGTGTCAGTTACCAACACCAGAACCTCACTGATGCAACCTCCTTTGATAGATCTTCAAGAGCGTAGCGGGTTTGTTGCTCAGCAAAATGCTGATCCAAGTCGGTTTCGTGAAACAGTGATTCCATCAGGGTTTCAGCCTGAACAGCTTACACACTTAGCTTCATCTGTTTCCAGACAGCAATACCAAGTAGACAACACATCAAATCAGCCAGAGAGATATGCAGCAGACGCTCGATCAAGTTTCCACCCTTTGCAACACGAGCAGACACCAAGCGCACCTCCAGGGTATCAAAATGTACAGCTACAAGGTAGCAGCAACGcccaagaagaggaagaaaacgAGGCTGATCCACAGAAGCGTCTCCAAGCAACGTTGCAGCTAGCAGCAGCGCTTCTCCAGCAGATTCAACAATCGAAAAACTAG
- the LOC106449782 gene encoding auxin-responsive protein SAUR41: protein MKHLIRRLSRVADSSTEFSLRRSTFSFRTRRGHHRLHAQPPWSICQARRVNTVPAGHVPVYVGEEMERFVVSAELLNHPVFVGLLNRSAQEYGYAQKGVLHIPCHVIVFERVVETLRLGFNESGEVQELVASLLSGDEVIPGTTE, encoded by the coding sequence atgaagcATCTGATTCGCCGCCTCTCTCGCGTCGCCGACTCATCCACCGAGTTCTCCCTCCGCAGATCCACCTTCTCCTTCCGCACCCGCCGCGGCCATCACCGTCTCCACGCGCAGCCGCCGTGGTCGATTTGTCAGGCGAGACGAGTCAACACCGTCCCCGCCGGCCACGTACCCGTCTACGTCGGCGAAGAGATGGAGAGGTTTGTCGTGAGCGCGGAGCTCCTGAACCATCCAGTCTTCGTCGGACTGCTCAACAGATCCGCTCAGGAGTACGGTTACGCTCAGAAGGGAGTCCTCCACATCCCCTGCCACGTCATCGTGTTCGAGCGCGTGGTGGAAACGCTCCGGTTAGGATTCAACGAATCCGGCGAGGTGCAGGAGCTCGTGGCATCGTTGCTCTCCGGAGATGAGGTGATACCTGGAACTACAGAGTAG
- the LOC111206561 gene encoding uncharacterized protein LOC111206561: MYCLQVAAYHLFFNASRLCYLLALFVFVILRFSSIFHNISMVNHVGESRTASFLAIADTQQAQGDLNVTFFGALLGSVIQDIVVKVL, translated from the coding sequence ATGTATTGTCTTCAAGTTGCAGCTTATCACTTGTTCTTCAACGCTTCGCGGTTATGTTATCTTCTTGCTCTGTTTGTCTTTGTCATTCTCAGATTCTCTTCTATTTTCCATAATATCTCAATGGTTAATCACGTTGGCGAATCCAGAACGGCTTCTTTTTTGGCGATCGCTGATACACAACAAGCTCAGGGAGATCTGAATGTAACTTTCTTTGGTGCTTTGTTAGGATCTGTAATCCAAGATATTGTTGTCAAAGTGTTGTAG
- the BNAC05G12600D gene encoding uncharacterized protein At4g15545 — translation MGDDRLDLELSDEVLSVIPMDPFEQLDLARKITSMAIASRVSNLDSEVVELRQKLQGKETVVRELVDKASRLEKDRREADSRLKTVLEENMILTKEKDSLAMTVTKLTRDLAKLETFKRQLIKSLSDESAPPQTEPVDIKACDQSSTGSTGSYTGKDERTSVHSTHRSYSGSSDMNNPTVEASKYAGNKFSMTPYISPRLTPSATPKIISTSVSPRGYSAAGSPKRTSGAVSPTKTTIWYPSSQQSSAANSPPRNRTLPARTPRMDGKEFFRQARSRLSYEQFSAFLANIKELNAQKQTREDTLRKADEIFGEENKDLYLSFQGLLNRNMR, via the exons ATGGGAGACGACAGGCTGGATCTGGAGCTCTCCGATGAGGTTCTGTCGGTGATTCCGATGGATCCTTTTGAGCAGCTGGATCTCGCGAGGAAGATCACTTCAATGGCGATTGCTTCGAGGGTCTCGAATCTGGACTCTGAGGTGGTTGAATTGAGACAGAAGCTTCAGGGTAAAGAAACCGTCGTCCGTGAGCTCGTGGATAAGGCGTCTCGCCTCGAGAAAGACCGTCGCGAGGCTGATTCGAGGTTGAAGACTGTCCTCGAGGAGAAT ATGATCTTGACAAAAGAGAAGGATTCACTGGCAATGACTGTAACTAAACTCACTCGTGATTTGGCTAAG cTGGAGACATTCAAGCGGCAGTTAATCAAATCTTTGAGCGACGAGAGTGCTCCTCCT CAAACAGAGCCTGTTGATATAAAGGCATGCGACCAGTCAAGTACTGGATCGACTGGTTCATATACAGGCAAAG ATGAAAGGACCAGCGTACACTCAACACACCGTTCTTACAGTGGATCTTCCGACATGAACAATCCAACTGTCGAAG CTTCAAAATATGCCGGAAACAAATTCTCAATGACACCATACATCTCTCCACGCCTTACCCCATCCGCAACACCAAAGATCATCTCCACAAGCGTGTCCCCTCGAGGCTACTCTGCAGCTGGTTCTCCCAAAAGAACATCCGGTGCAGTTTCCCCTACAAAGACAACAATCTGGTACCCTTCGAGTCAGCAATCATCAGCTGCAAATTCTCCACCTCGCAACCGTACACTCCCAG CTCGTACACCTCGGATGGACGGTAAGGAGTTCTTCAGACAAGCCAG GAGCCGATTATCCTATGAGCAGTTCAGTGCCTTCTTAGCTAACATCAAGGAACTCAACGCTCAGAAGCAAACCCGAGAG GACACTTTGAGGAAAGCAGATGAGATATTTGGGGAAGAGAACAAAGATCTCTACCTATCTTTCCAAGGTCTTCTCAACAGAAACATGCGTTAA
- the LOC106363908 gene encoding LOB domain-containing protein 3 isoform X2: MRRNGHSHGAVSPCAACKLLRRKCVEDCVFAPYFPAKEPYKFAIVHKIFGASNVLSENHRSDAVNSIVYEANARVQDPVYGCVGIISSLQRQLETLQTQLAFAQAELVHMKTLHRIDTKPPPYMASGISFPANKDLSNDVDMAFAYENGAGESLWSC; the protein is encoded by the exons ATGAGACGTAACGGTCACAGTCACGGAGCAGTGTCGCCTTGTGCCGCGTGTAAGCTTCTCCGGCGAAAATGTGTGGAAGACTGCGTCTTTGCTCCATATTTCCCGGCTAAAGAGCCTTACAAGTTTGCCATTGTCCATAAGATTTTCGGTGCTAGTAAT GTGCTGTCGGAAAACCACCGGAGCGACGCCGTGAATTCGATTGTGTACGAGGCCAACGCTAGGGTGCAGGATCCTGTGTACGGATGTGTAGGAATAATATCATCATTACAGAGACAACTCGAGACGCTCCAAACTCAGCTCGCTTTTGCTCAGGCCGAACTGGTTCATATGAAAACGCTCCACCGTATTGACACTAAACCGCCACCCTACATGGCGAGTGGCATTAGTTTTCCGGCGAACAAAGACTTATCTAATGACGTCGACATGGCTTTTGCGTACGAGAATGGTGCCGGAGAGTCCCTTTGGTCGTGCTAG
- the LOC106363908 gene encoding LOB domain-containing protein 3 isoform X1 produces MRRNGHSHGAVSPCAACKLLRRKCVEDCVFAPYFPAKEPYKFAIVHKIFGASNVSKMLQVLSENHRSDAVNSIVYEANARVQDPVYGCVGIISSLQRQLETLQTQLAFAQAELVHMKTLHRIDTKPPPYMASGISFPANKDLSNDVDMAFAYENGAGESLWSC; encoded by the exons ATGAGACGTAACGGTCACAGTCACGGAGCAGTGTCGCCTTGTGCCGCGTGTAAGCTTCTCCGGCGAAAATGTGTGGAAGACTGCGTCTTTGCTCCATATTTCCCGGCTAAAGAGCCTTACAAGTTTGCCATTGTCCATAAGATTTTCGGTGCTAGTAATGTCAGTAAGATGTTGCAG GTGCTGTCGGAAAACCACCGGAGCGACGCCGTGAATTCGATTGTGTACGAGGCCAACGCTAGGGTGCAGGATCCTGTGTACGGATGTGTAGGAATAATATCATCATTACAGAGACAACTCGAGACGCTCCAAACTCAGCTCGCTTTTGCTCAGGCCGAACTGGTTCATATGAAAACGCTCCACCGTATTGACACTAAACCGCCACCCTACATGGCGAGTGGCATTAGTTTTCCGGCGAACAAAGACTTATCTAATGACGTCGACATGGCTTTTGCGTACGAGAATGGTGCCGGAGAGTCCCTTTGGTCGTGCTAG